The Lactuca sativa cultivar Salinas chromosome 2, Lsat_Salinas_v11, whole genome shotgun sequence genome includes a window with the following:
- the LOC111892792 gene encoding protein ETHYLENE INSENSITIVE 3, with amino-acid sequence MLTHICTNYKNTPFLSLSSINFGKGFPGEKKKSNPPFRLAENLEMHMFDEMGFCEELNVFCAQNAQGEISSLPTETGTMVDDDFTDEEIEVDELERRMWRDKMKLKKLKESCNTKENMDTAKQRQSQEQARRKKMSRAQDGILKYMLKMMEVCKAQGFVYGIIPEKGKPVSGASDNLREWWKDKVRFDRNGPAAAAKFQADNSIAGENEKTSSIGSTPHSLQELQDTTLGSLLSALMQHCDPPQRRFPLEKGVPPPWWPTGNEDWWPELGLQKDQPGPPPYKKPHDLKKAWKVGVLTAVIKHMFPDVDKIRKLVRQSKCLQDKMTAKESATWLAVVNQEETLARELYPNQCLPEPPVMSSGWTGSFDAGEYDVETQPGPESDFEILDIKPGNLGILNYQDRKRKSPPTPSEAMDHKIYTCDFPKCPYNQPFHGFLDRISKDNHGLNCPYRNNDQSPFVGVSRVQNFHLNEIKQPFDVSILGVPEDGQKMINDLMSFYDDNIQENNIKTDSRNIAGRNDSFFGQSGIRFQGDNFPHHGFEANSNLQQGHHFDQCNVQQGGFKMVFGAPFNVDYTLPKQDGSIWY; translated from the exons ATGCTTACACACATCTGTACAAACTACAAGAATACCccttttctttctctctcatctATAAACTTTGGAAAGGGGTTTCCAGGAGAAAAAAAGAAATCAAACCCACCATTCAG ATTGGCTGAGAATCTGGAGATGCATATGTTTGATGAAATGGGATTTTGCGAGGAACTTAACGTTTTCTGTGCTCAAAATGCGCAAGGAGAGATTAGTTCTCTTCCAACTGAAACCGGGACGATGGTGGATGACGATTTCACCGATGAAGAAATCGAAGTTGATGAGCTAGAAAGACGAATGTGGAGAGATAAAATGAAACTTAAAAAGCTCAAAGAATCATGCAACACTAAAGAAAACATGGATACAGCAAAACAACGCCAGTCCCAAGAGCAGGCGAGGAGGAAGAAGATGTCCAGAGCTCAAGATGGGATATTAAAATACATGTTGAAGATGATGGAAGTCTGCAAAGCTCAAGGTTTCGTTTACGGGATTATACCAGAAAAAGGAAAGCCAGTGAGTGGCGCATCCGATAACCTCCGTGAATGGTGGAAAGATAAAGTCCGATTCGACAGGAACGGGCCGGCAGCCGCCGCCAAGTTTCAAGCAGATAACTCGATCGCCGGCGAGAACGAGAAGACGAGTTCAATTGGGTCGACACCACACTCATTACAGGAACTTCAGGACACAACTCTCGGCTCCTTGCTATCGGCTCTCATGCAGCATTGCGACCCGCCGCAGCGACGGTTTCCGTTGGAAAAAGGTGTACCGCCGCCATGGTGGCCGACCGGAAACGAAGACTGGTGGCCGGAGTTGGGTTTACAGAAGGACCAACCGGGCCCGCCGCCTTACAAGAAGCCTCACGATTTAAAAAAAGCGTGGAAAGTCGGCGTTTTGACGGCGGTTATCAAGCATATGTTTCCCGACGTCGATAAAATCAGGAAGCTCGTACGACAATCGAAATGTTTACAGGACAAGATGACTGCGAAAGAGAGTGCCACGTGGCTCGCCGTCGTTAACCAGGAGGAAACATTGGCTAGAGAACTTTACCCTAACCAGTGCCTGCCGGAACCGCCGGTTATGTCATCGGGCTGGACCGGATCTTTTGACGCTGGTGAGTATGACGTAGAAACTCAACCTGGACCCGAATCCGACTTTGAAATCCTGGATATCAAACCGGGTAATTTGGGGATATTAAATTACCAAGATCGAAAGCGGAAATCTCCTCCGACTCCATCAGAAGCCATGGATCACAAGATTTACACCTGCGATTTCCCAAAATGCCCATATAATCAACCTTTTCATGGGTTTCTTGATCGGATTTCAAAAGATAATCATGGACTGAACTGCCCTTATAGAAACAACGATCAATCACCGTTTGTGGGGGTTTCTAGGGTTCAGAACTTCCATTTGAATGAGATTAAGCAGCCTTTCGATGTTTCTATTCTTGGTGTTCCTGAAGACGGGCAAAAGATGATCAACGATTTGATGTCATTTTATGATGATAATATTCAAGAAAACAACATTAAGACCGATTCCAGAAATATAGCGGGTCGAAATGACTCGTTTTTTGGGCAGTCGGGTATCCGATTTCAAGGCGACAACTTTCCCCACCATGGATTTGAAGCAAATTCGAACCTGCAACAAGGTCACCATTTTGATCAGTGCAATGTTCAGCAAGGCGGTTTCAAGATGGTGTTTGGTGCTCCTTTTAATGTAGATTATACGCTGCCGAAGCAGGATGGGTCCATTTGGTACTAA